In one Drosophila pseudoobscura strain MV-25-SWS-2005 chromosome X, UCI_Dpse_MV25, whole genome shotgun sequence genomic region, the following are encoded:
- the betaTub65B gene encoding probable tubulin beta chain CG32396, with amino-acid sequence MREIVTLQIGGAGNAIGDAFWHVISHEHGVDYSSGRFAGTSPLQLERMNVFFNATVSKRFYARSIVIDTEASTIQRLHSSSQLYRPENFVAGSESAGNNFARGYHTDGAEILQQVLDNTRREVEAVDSLQGFQLLHSIGGGTGSGLTSLIMEALVEQYPDNLLCNYVTIPSPNMSQVVVEPYNALLSTPALVNNSHLTFCLDNEALFQICNRNLKIKMSGYEHINHIVALTMSGITTCLRFPGQLNAGLRKIYVNMVPFPRLHFLIPGFAPLVTCTQQQFSKGTVAELVQQIFSSNNLLCAIDLRQGKLLTAAGIFRGRMSPREVDQLMTGMRNKNLNNFVDWIPNNIKTAICDIPPRGLKMSATFIGNTTAIQTLFQRLLDGSSVMLRRKAHLHWYTGEGMEEQEFIDAQQELQAIIDDYRSSAEMDGEGGGGGGGGTAGGGDEDGSMDGSGAAAGPQCPYCT; translated from the exons ATGAGGGAGATCGTTACCCTGCAGATTGGTGGCGCCGGCAATGCAATCGGCGATGCG TTCTGGCACGTCATATCTCATGAGCATGGTGTGGACTACAGCTCGGGACGTTTCGCGGGCACCAGTCCCCTGCAGCTGGAGCGCATGAATGTCTTCTTCAATGCGACGGTGAGCAAGCGGTTCTACGCCCGCAGCATCGTCATCGACACGGAGGCCAGCACCATCCAGCGGCTGCATAGCAGCAGTCAGCTGTACAGGCCCGAGAACTTTGTGGCCGGGTCGGAGAGTGCGGGCAACAACTTTGCCCGCGGCTACCATACGGATGGGGCCGAGATCCTGCAGCAGGTGCTGGACAACACGAGGCGGGAGGTGGAGGCCGTCGACTCCCTGCAGGGATTTCAGCTGCTCCACTCGATTGGCGGCGGCACCGGCTCCGGCCTGACCTCGCTGATCATGGAGGCCCTGGTCGAGCAGTATCCGGACAATCTGCTGTGCAACTACGTGACCATACCCTCGCCGAACATGTCTCAGGTGGTGGTTGAGCCCTACAATGCTCTGCTCAGCACACCCGCCCTGGTGAACAATTCGCATTTGACTTTCTGTTTGGACAACGAGGCCCTGTTTCAGATCTGCAATCGGAATCTGAAAATCAAAATGTCCGGCTACGAGCACATCAATCATATCGTCGCCCTGACCATGTCCGGCATCACGACATGCCTCCGGTTTCCCGGCCAGCTGAACGCCGGCCTCAGGAAGATCTACGTGAACATGGTGCCATTTCCGCGCCTGCATTTCCTCATACCCGGCTTCGCGCCGCTGGTCACCTGCACGCAGCAGCAGTTCAGCAAGGGCACCGTCGCGGAGCTGGTCCAGCAGATCTTCTCCAGCAACAACCTGCTGTGCGCCATCGATCTGCGACAGGGTAAACTCCTGACCGCCGCCGGCATATTCCGGGGCAGGATGTCGCCCCGTGAGGTGGACCAACTGATGACGGGGATGCGCAACAAGAATCTGAACAACTTTGTCGACTGGATACCCAACAACATCAAGACGGCGATCTGCGACATACCGCCGCGCGGTCTCAAGATGTCCGCCACATTTATCGGCAATACGACGGCCATTCAGACGCTCTTCCAGCGCCTCCTCGACGGCTCCTCGGTGATGCTGCGCCGCAAGGCCCATCTCCACTGGTACACGGGGGAGGGcatggaggagcaggagttcATCGATGcccagcaggagctgcaggcCATCATCGATGACTATCGCAGCAGTGCGGAAATGGATGGCGagggcggcggtggtggtggcggcggcactGCCGGTGGCGGCGACGAAGACGGCAGTATGGATggctctggtgctgctgccggaCCCCAATGTCCCTACTGTACCTAG
- the Spase25 gene encoding signal peptidase complex subunit 2 — translation MTKKEDKSQPGEELVKVNKWDGSAVKHALDDAVKTCLLGDRPHLKEQFGLVNTRLALCALAVGVAIMAHAWDYTHPFPQSRSVLMFSVLAYFALMGVLTLHTSFREKGTFAVAVHKEKERTWEASSDMKKYDDKYLLTLSVRDSKGQRELNSAKSCAAFIDTNGVILDNLVANEVNRLYNSLSAEKKDK, via the exons ATGACCAAAAAGGAGGACAAATCCCAGCCAGGCGAGGAG CTGGTGAAGGTGAACAAGTGGGACGGGTCCGCGGTGAAGCACGCCCTGGATGATGCCGTAAAGACGTGCCTGCTGGGGGATCGTCCCCATCTGAAGGAGCAGTTCGGTCTGGTCAACACTCGCCTGGCCCTGTGCGCCCTGGCCGTTGGCGTGGCCATCATGGCCCATGCCTGGGACTACACCCACCCGTTCCCCCAGTCCCGTTCCGTACTGATGTTCAGCGTGCTGGCCTACTTCGCCCTAATGGGCGTGCTGACGCTCCACACAAGCTTCCGCGAGAAGGGCACCTTCGCGGTGGCCGTgcacaaggagaaggagcgcaCCTGGGAGGCGAGCTCTGACATGAAGAAGTACGACGACAAGTATCTGCTCACCCTGAGCGTGCGCGACTCCAAGGGCCAGCGTGAGTTGAACAGCGCCAAGTCCTGTGCGGCCTTCATCGACACCAATGGCGTCATACTGGACAATCTGGTGGCCAACGAGGTGAACCGTCTGTACAATTCGTTGTCCGCGGAGAAGAAGGACAAATAG
- the LOC117184572 gene encoding uncharacterized protein has protein sequence MGYLAVCLTKFVQQTVVVLRGYRFCAGLTIGMVLAFLLKEEILLLREGIGQILNIPWALLSDALTQYKNFLLEEESWDHANCNASSEPIATEPYHRLLDELPGAYGKVPQINLKLNKIFLKRLDESDYLHSQSGDSTCLPLQLRRITFQLWVDFLLHVNKLMVGT, from the exons ATGGGGTACCTCGCCGTGTGCCTCACGAAATTCGTGCAGCAGACGGTAGTAGTGCTCCGTGGCTATCGGTTCTGTGCTGGCCTTACAATTGGCATGGTCCTCGCTTTCCTCCTCAAGGAGGAAATTCTTCTACTGCGCGAGGGCATAGGGCAGATTCTCAATATTCCCTGGGCTCTGCTGTCCGATGCCCTCACGCAGTACAAGAATTTCCTCCTCGAGGAGGAAAGCTGGGACCATGCCAATTGCAATGCCAGCAGTGAGCCCATAGCCACGGAGCCTTACCACCGGCTGTTGGACGAACTGCCTGGGGCATACGGCAAGGTCCCCCAGATAAATCTTAAGCTGAACAAGATATTCCTCAAGCGGCTGGACGAGAGCGACTACCTTCATTCTCAGAGCGGAGATTCAACG TGTCTCCCACTCCAGCTGCGACGGATCACTTTCCAATTATGGGTGGACTTCCTACTGCACGTCAACAAACTCATGGTCGGCACCTGA
- the Uba5 gene encoding ubiquitin-like modifier-activating enzyme 5, translating to MTNAIDELQAIIAELKTEVEEQRAVIRQSRDRIEHMSAEVVDSNPYSRLMALQRMNIVKNYERIRDKTVAIVGVGGVGSVTADMLTRCGIGKLILFDYDKVELANMNRLFFTPDQAGLSKVEAAARTLTFINPDVRIETHNYNITTIDNFDNFLNTITGDGTVAGEPVDLVLSCVDNFEARMAINAACNEKCLNWFESGVSENAVSGHIQFLRPGDTACFACAPPLVVAENIDEKTLKREGVCAASLPTTMGITAGFLVQNALKYLLNFGEVSDYLGYNALNDFFPKMTLKPNPQCDDRNCLLRQKEFQARPKPVVVQEEAPTDEPLHASNDWGIELVAEDAPSDAPTDLSQSTDVGQGLRLAYEAPEKSSAEATQAATAPVDDTSLEDLMAQMKSM from the exons ATGACCAACGCCATCGATGAACTTCAGGCCATCATCGCCGAGCTGAAGACggaggtggaggagcagcGGGCCGTCATCCGGCAAAGCCGAGACCGCATCGAACACATGTCCGCCGAGGTGGTGGACTCGAATCCCTACAGCCGACTAATGGCCCTCCAGCGCATGAACATTGTAAAGAACTATGAGCGCATACGGGACAAGACGGTGGCCATTGTGGGCGTGGGCGGTGTGGGCAGCGTCACGGCCGATATGCTTACGCG TTGCGGCATTGGCAAGCTGATCCTGTTTGACTACGACAAGGTGGAGCTGGCCAACATGAATCGGCTGTTCTTCACGCCCGACCAGGCGGGTCTGTCCAAGGTGGAGGCCGCCGCCCGCACGCTAACCTTTATCAATCCCGATGTCCGCATCGAGACGCACAACTACAACATCACCACCATTGATAACTTCGATAACTTTCTCAACACGATCACGGGCGATGGTACTGTGGCTGGCGAGCCCGTGGATCTGGTCCTGAGCTGTGTGGACAACTTCGAGGCCCGCATGGCCATCAATGCAGCCTGCAATGAGAAGTGCCTCAACTGGTTCGAGTCAGGCGTGTCGGAGAACGCCGTCTCCGGTCATATACAGTTTCTACGTCCCGGGGACACTGCCTGTTTCGCCTGCGCCCCGCCCCTGGTGGTGGCCGAGAACATTGACGAGAAGACCCTGAAGCGGGAGGGCGTGTGTGCCGCCTCGTTGCCCACCACAATGGGCATCACAGCGGGATTCCTGGTGCAGAACGCTCTCAAGTATTTGCTGAACTTTGGCGAAGTCTCCGATTATCTGGGCTACAATGCACTGAATGATTTCTTTCCCAAAATGACGCTGAAACCGAATCCCCAGTGCGATGATCGAAACTGTCTGTTGCGACAGAAGGAGTTCCAGGCGAGGCCAAAGCCCGTGGTCGTCCAGGAGGAGGCACCCACCGACGAACCTCTGCACGCTAGCAACGACTGGGGCATTGAACTGGTGGCGGAAGATGCCCCTTCCGATGCTCCTACCGATCTGTCCCAGAGCACCGATGTGGGTCAGGGACTGCGTCTGGCCTATGAGGCACCGGAAAAATCCAGCGCGGAGGCAACGCAGGCGGCCACGGCGCCGGTGGATGACACCAGCTTGGAGGATTTGATGGCGCAAATGAAGTCGATGTAA